The sequence below is a genomic window from Carassius carassius chromosome 45, fCarCar2.1, whole genome shotgun sequence.
AGGATGAATTTAAATCTATCGAGATTgtaaacatgcattatatatttacatttgtggTTTTCTTATCTAGAGTGAATCATTTCAGCTCTCActgatatttgtgtgtgtgtgtgtgtgtgtgtgtgttgcagaatCGGTTGCTGTGATGTCTGTGGACTTGGGCAGTGAATGGATGAAAATCGCTATAGTGAAGCCTGGTGTGCCAATGGAGATTGCATTAAACAAGTAGGTTTTAAaacagagtgcaaataaaatccACAGATGTCAAGTGACTTCTAATATAGAAAAATTCATTTCAGACAACGTATTACTCTGTTGTGACATTATGCTTCTTTTTTTGTGTAGGGAGTCCCGGCGGAAAACTCCAGTCGCAGTGTGCTTAAAGGAAAACGAGAGGCTTTTTGGAGACAGCGCTTTAGGAGTGGTAAGTCAATATACATCATAATACCTTCTTTAAAAGTCAACATGAGATGGCATTTGCAACCGATTTGGGGTtaagattatttatttgttgtttatcaAAGATAGTCAATAGAGATTATCaagagtctcttatgcttaccaagtctaaaaaaatatgctaaaatggtaatattgtttataatttaatgatttaaaatatctTTAGTTTCACATGATCTTTCATAAATCATTCCAATTATGCTTATTAGGTGTGCAcaaaatatttctcatttttattaatgctgaaaaccgttttttgctgcttgatatttgtGGAAACATTGATAcctttttgtgatttatttgatggacaaagtctttactgtcacgtcAGATCAAtctaatgcatctttgctaaatagaagtattaattaaaTACCCTAAACTTCTGGACAATAGTGTAAGTCATTCAAAACGAGACCAGGTACATGGATTAAGAGAGTAAATAGACTTCATGTTCTGTAGTGTGAATAGCACCCCttcacattttctttctcttaacACCTTGTTGCAGCATTTTTGACAAGCTTTGATTCTAGCATACTTTAATTATGACAGGCTGTGAAGAACCCCAAAGTGGTTTTCAGATTCCTCCAGAGCATTTTGGGAAAGACTGCAGACAATCCACAGGTGGCTCAGTATCAGAAACACTTCCCTGAACACCAGCTGCAGAGAGATGAGAAAAGAGGAACAGTGTTTTTCAAATTCTCAGAGTAAGTAATGGAGCACTTGCAGGTGTATAGCTGGAACTGATGtgttttatattaacataaaaaagatATATCTTTTATGTCATTCAGAGAGTTGCAGTATACTCCAGAGGAACTTTTGGGCATGATATTGAACTACTCTCGTACTCTGGCTCAAGACTTTGCAGGTTTGATTATAAGGAGTGATTTGAATCGCTTTCTTGGTCTTTGCAGATTGGGATATTTGAACGCACcactaatttagtttttttttcttctaacagaGCAACCCATAAAAGATGCTGTgatcacagtaccagcctatttTAATCAGGCAGAACGCAGGGCAGTCTTGCAGGCTGCCCATATAGCAGGTCTAAAGGTCCTTCAGCTTATCAATGATAATACTGCTGTGGCTTTGAACTATGGAGTATTTAGGAGGAAGGACATCAACTCTACTGAGCAGGTACTTTCTGAGAGGTTTTTTTTAGTGTATCAGACAGTGGTGCTGTTTTTGAGACTATCTTTTTGACCAACCAATGGCTTTTTGTGATgtagaaataaatgcatttttaaatgggaattatgattgatttttttttttatactttttttgtagaaCATCATGTTTTATGATATGGGATCTGGCAGCACAACAGCCACGATTGTCACGTATCAGACAGTGAAGAACAAGGAGTCTGGCACTCAGCCGCAGCTTCAGATTTGTGGAGTTGGGTTAGTCGTGGTTGTCATGTTTTCAGCAAATTTGTTGTCCATGTGGCCAgtgtatatgtatacagtatataagatgcatgtatatgtatacaatttggctgtttttcttttaatttttaggttTGATAGAACACTTGGTGGCTTTGAGATGGAGCTGAGGCTCAGAGATCATCTTGCCAAGCTCTTTAACGAACAGAAGAAATCAAAGAAAGACGTGAGGGAGAATCTGCGTGCCATGGCCAAACTCCTTAAAGAGGCTCAGAGACTCAAGACTGTGCTGAGTGCCAATGCTGAACATATGGCACAGGTATCTCAAACTGAAACCACAGTTTATTTCAAAAGTGTACACTACTGTACAGTTAGCAAAAAATGAGAAAGTCTGCATAAAATCTAAATTCAGCTATTTTCAACATGAATATTATTTCTCTTATTGTAAGACATTCAACAGTGcatatgtgtgttttgttttctaaCCTCctacttttaaatggtaatatcAGTTTTtcttgccatgaaaatagccacAAAAAGTGGAATGGTGTTAAAcacaaacaaattataataacatAACTTAGTAAACAGATTTAAAACCCACCACTTTTGTGCATTCAGCTGCAAATTCACATTTAGCTGTTTGAGTTAATGGCCAAAATTTAAAAACCAATGGACAGAACAAAGTTCCcaacctaattttttttttttgatacattttcacagtatgtcaaaattcaaaagaaaatctATCACCACTTTCCCATCATTGtgactttaaatgtgtgaaatgatCCGTAGACATTTCTAGGTCACTATTCAAATTTAAGCAAATTTGTGAACTTAACAAATGTTCTGGCTTCCACTGAAGCATATGATACTTTGTATCATTTCTCAAATAATTTTTCAAGATAacaaatttagatattttcaATTTCATATTCAGTTTTGATTTTGACTCCCACTCAAATTGCTTTGGTGATCATGTttgataaacttaatttgaaatgtaaaaaaatttttgaaTTCGAAAATGCTAAGGAACATTTTCACTTAGAACCACACTGTATCTGCTTGGAGTAATATTCAGTACATAATATTTTCCCACATTGGATGGCCTTGAATAAATGGTTGTTATCAAATGTTGTCTATTTCCTTGACCGGGTGAGATTTGTTAGCCCttcattatgtaaacaaaagtcACAGTTACCTTAAAATTGTAAAAGTAGTCTGTGTTGTGGCATCTCGTTTGATTTGTCTGGGTGGTTTAGTGACCTCTTGATGTTCTCTCTCTTCAGATTGAGGGGCTGATGGATGACATAGACTTCAAGGCAAAAGTGACTCGCTCTGAGTTTGAGGCCCTCTGCGAGGATCTGTTTGACCGAGTACCAGGACCTGTGAAAGAAGCTTTAGCTGCTGCTGAAATGAGCATGGTGAGGAACTCAATATTATGCCATTTGCTTTATACGGGGTTTCTAAATAACCCTGATTTAATAATCTGAAATACCTTTTGTCAAACAGGATGAGATTGAACAGGTTATTTTGGTTGGAGGATCCACCAGGGTGCCCAAAGTGCAGGATGTGCTTCTTAAAGCTGTGGGAAAGTatgtttttgcacttttttttctcctttttaccTAGTGGATActtttgattggctgtcaatggaAAAATATGCTTCTAGGGCTGTGTGGTGTAGTTACATCATCACCCAGCGGGGGCAGACTGGGATAAGCTAACCAGCCAAACTTGATCTCTTGTTATAGACTAGTAGAAGCATTCAAAGAAAATCTAACACTGTTCCAACATCTAATACAATTAGCATTTATTAACAACTGAATAGATGCAGTttcaaaaaaattcagtttggttTCAAACTTGATGTTCTTTTGTCTCCAGAGAAGAACTGAGCAAGAACATCAATGCAGATGAAGCTGCAGCAATGGGTGCCGTCTATCAGGCCGCTGCGCTCAGCAAAGCCTTTAAAGTCAAACCTTTCTTGGTCAGGGATGCAGCTGTGTTTCCCATACAGGTGAGATAACACAACACAAAGGTTTGTGTTCTTTTCAAAAATTAGATTTGTATTAATAGTCTTTACTTAGCCCTGGCCAAGACCACTGAGATGTTTAATATAACAGAACAATTAATCTGCATGTTTAATGGGCATACGACAGTTCTCCAAGGTTTTCTGTCTCCCTCCTTAGGTTGAGTTCAGTCGTGAGACCGAGGAAGAGGATGGCGTGAAGACCGTGAAACACAACAAGCGCATCCTGTTTCAGAGAATGGCCCCGTATCCCCAGAGAAAAGTCATCACCTTTAATCGTTACATGGATGACTTTGTCTTCTACATCAATTATGGAGACCTCAGCTTCCTCGGTGAACAGGACCTGAAGTAAGTGACCGTTTTATTCACTTATGTTCTGCTTTATTTGTTTACACTTCTTCAGACATGTTTTTCAAGTGAATGTTCTTTCACAGAGTGTTTGGATCTCAGAATCTGACGACGGTGAAGCTGGCTGGAGTGGGCAGCAGCTTCAAGAAACATTCAGATGCTGAATCCAAGGGCATCAAGGCTCATTTCAATATGGATGAAAGCGGGGTGCTAATTCTGGACCGGGTAAGTACTGGATTTAAGTTCAGAATGAATCATACATACAACAGTGAAGTTTTATTATTCCAGTAAGAGCTTAATAAGCCAGAAGAACTGAAttcttgtctcttttttttttaggtggaaTCAGTATTTGAGACCATTGTGGAGGAGCAGGAAGAGGAGTCCACGCTTACCAGTAAGTTTTGGAAAAGCCTATGAATTTTATATTCATATGAAAAatagtgtgtgtgtctgcttcactctttaattattattttatttatttattttttttacccagaGCTTGGAAACACCATTTCCAGCTTGTTTGGGGGTGGCAGCTCCGAGCCAACTGCAAATGGGACTGAACCGGTTACTGTAAATCTGCTTAATGACTCTGACAGACattgaaaatttaattttatcaAATTAACCTTGAAATTGTTTTTCTATAATGGTTCAGGATGAAGAAGAAGTGACTCCAGAGGCTGGGAAAGATCAGGAACAGTCGGAGAAACAGGAAGAGTCTGCCCAGGAGAAACCCGAGATGGAGGAGGGAAAAGAGGAAGAGCCTCAGGCGGAGGAGCAGAAAGACAACAAAGAAGATAAAGCGGAAACTCAGGTGAGATTATTCATACTTAATCACATTTTTGGAGAGGTGCGGAGTGATTATGGGgtggtgatggcgcagtggataagacacatgcctttggcgtgagagacccaggttcgaatccactgtatgacaccaatgtgtccctgagcaagacacttaacccctagttgctccagaggcgtgcgacctctgacatatatagcaatttgtaagtcgctttggataaaagcgtcagctaaatgaataaatgtaatgtaaattatgGAGCCTCTAGGCTTTCATGAGACTCAATTCAGTAGTTCTGCCCCTTTATTCTCAGGAgagatttgaaaatgaaaatgtttcattttgttttataaatatttttattagaattatttaaCCAAAAATCATTTTACAGGTGCACAGCCaatgatttaaaacaatttaattattttccaaaaaaaaatccttagtcAACCATGGACTCTCTGTAGTCAAAGAGTGGGAACATTTTAGTGACAAACTGGATTATATACAAGTCTCTGCCCCATGTAAAGTAGGACCTGTCACAAAAACGTGACCTTTTGAATTACTCTCATCACTTACGTCAGCAAGGGTCAGactataattattaaattttaatttaaaccatGTATTAAATTGCAGCTTCATATGAAGTTACCAGCCACTGGCGAGTTAATCCATTTGACTTCGTTTTGGAATCTGTCTAGAACTGAACTCTCACCTCCGTCACACAGGGAGAGACCGACCCTGAGAAAACTGAAAAGCCTGAAGAGAAATCAGACGGTGAAAAAGCAGAGGAGAAACCAGAGGACAAGAAACCCAAACCACAGAAAAAGAGCAAAATATCAGAAGATATCGCAGTGGAGCTTGAAGTGAACGATGTTCTCAATCCCAGCACAGAGGACATGGAGGTGTCCAAAAAGAAGTAAGTGTCTCTTGCATCTCAGAATTAATTAACATGGAGAATGAATTAACTGAGAGCCAAAAATGGGACGGACACTCTGCAGTAACTGAAGAATCTCTAAAGAATCCCCATGTGTTCCTCCCTCCCATCAGGCTGCAGGATCTCACTAACCGCGATCTGGAGAAGCAGGAGAGAGAAAAGACCCTGAACAGCCTGGAGGCTTTTATCTTTGAGACGCAGGTATAATGAAGCTCTCCGCAGCCCTTCCCAGTGTTTGAGAAGTGACTCATAGGTCCAGTGACGTGATGGTGACAGAACTGTCTTTGTCCAGGCCTAAAAAGCTTCATTTGCAGAGCATTAGGTGAAACCTATAGTGGGCTTAAGGCTGTATTACGATGTAGGATTTTGGACGTCAGCTATTATCACCTCAAAATAGATTTTCTTTTCTCATTTCAAGTCTATTCTTCTTTGCAATTTGCAACATCTAgttaatttttcctttctctgtgTAGGATAAGCTGTATCAGGATGAGTATGTGGCTGTCGTGACTGCGGAGGAGAAGGAGCAGATCTCCGGCAAGCTAAGCGAGGCTTCTAACTGGATGGATGAGGAGGGGTACACCGCTGGCACTAAAGAGCTGAAGGAAAAGCTGTCTGAACTGAAAAAGCTTTGTAAAGCCATGTTCTTTAGAGTGGAGGAGAGGAAGAAATGGCCCGACAGACTGGCAGCTCTCAACAGCATGCTCAACCACTCCTCCATCTTCCTCAAGTGAGCGAGAGCTGCCTCCGTTACTTCA
It includes:
- the LOC132127851 gene encoding hypoxia up-regulated protein 1, which gives rise to MRERLSLWAVFCLIVAFLPSQTESVAVMSVDLGSEWMKIAIVKPGVPMEIALNKESRRKTPVAVCLKENERLFGDSALGVAVKNPKVVFRFLQSILGKTADNPQVAQYQKHFPEHQLQRDEKRGTVFFKFSEELQYTPEELLGMILNYSRTLAQDFAEQPIKDAVITVPAYFNQAERRAVLQAAHIAGLKVLQLINDNTAVALNYGVFRRKDINSTEQNIMFYDMGSGSTTATIVTYQTVKNKESGTQPQLQICGVGFDRTLGGFEMELRLRDHLAKLFNEQKKSKKDVRENLRAMAKLLKEAQRLKTVLSANAEHMAQIEGLMDDIDFKAKVTRSEFEALCEDLFDRVPGPVKEALAAAEMSMDEIEQVILVGGSTRVPKVQDVLLKAVGKEELSKNINADEAAAMGAVYQAAALSKAFKVKPFLVRDAAVFPIQVEFSRETEEEDGVKTVKHNKRILFQRMAPYPQRKVITFNRYMDDFVFYINYGDLSFLGEQDLKVFGSQNLTTVKLAGVGSSFKKHSDAESKGIKAHFNMDESGVLILDRVESVFETIVEEQEEESTLTKLGNTISSLFGGGSSEPTANGTEPVTDEEEVTPEAGKDQEQSEKQEESAQEKPEMEEGKEEEPQAEEQKDNKEDKAETQGETDPEKTEKPEEKSDGEKAEEKPEDKKPKPQKKSKISEDIAVELEVNDVLNPSTEDMEVSKKKLQDLTNRDLEKQEREKTLNSLEAFIFETQDKLYQDEYVAVVTAEEKEQISGKLSEASNWMDEEGYTAGTKELKEKLSELKKLCKAMFFRVEERKKWPDRLAALNSMLNHSSIFLKSARLIPESDQIFTEVELKTLERVINETMTWKNETVAEQDKLSPTEKPVLLSKDIEAKLSLLEREVNYLLNKAKFAKPKPKDKVKDKNNTSTENSKANKTEDAEKIIPPKSDEAEEVKPAEEPPTAEKKEEPILELNPAENTDSESTESSKSENHKGDEL